In the genome of Vicia villosa cultivar HV-30 ecotype Madison, WI linkage group LG7, Vvil1.0, whole genome shotgun sequence, one region contains:
- the LOC131619788 gene encoding uncharacterized protein LOC131619788, with product MEVHDLFPETRVKSVSGPSCAKQSSPLQAPSNSGTKPQNSKSFAQILKGVCNIPLSQLPNPVIKGDRPSITIPEEEYEAGIAECKNNLHGRVLWPKGSTPLTVLALKEKLSLLWPDVQNWGVLSLGKGYYEFTFANTEDMRRVRASGAISLHPGSLKLFAWTKDFNPSLQSNTSAQVWVRFFGLSQEYWRPRILFAIASCVGTPICIDAASSKSRMDRTFGQYVRVLIDMDLTKPLNHNVLVERTGFAFFADIEYENLPHFCEHCRKIGHAMHDCKMLQKHVAPQVPKAKATYVQKTQATEAVAVVSNTADEEVMPHDGTLVTPVAPILVTNPLNFISQPPGDSETQLSEFVGPTQIDVDRGKAVQKENAILLHNSWADIADLEEERVLNDGAFTNAVSILKKKQAARNKSKSLSRSQAGPVLSFP from the coding sequence ATGGAGGTCCACGACCTCTTTCCGGAAACCAGAGTCAAATCTGTTTCTGGTCCTTCGTGTGCCAAGCAATCTTCCCCTCTTCAAGCTCCTTCCAATTCGGGAACGAAGCCCcaaaattccaaatcttttgCTCAGATTCTAAAAGGTGTTTGCAACATTCCTCTATCACAACTTCCAAATCCGGTCATAAAAGGTGACCGTCCCTCCATTACTATCCCCGAGGAAGAATATGAAGCTGGTATTGCAGAATGTAAAAACAACCTCCATGGCAGAGTCCTCTGGCCAAAGGGTTCGACTCCGCTAACAGTGCTTGCTCTCAAAGAAAAGTTATCTCTTCTCTGGCCGGATGTACAGAACTGGGGAGTGCTGTCTTTGGGTAAAGGCTACTACGAATTTACTTTTGCTAACACCGAAGACATGAGAAGGGTTCGTGCCTCTGGGGCCATCAGCTTACACCCTGGGTCGCTAAAGCTTTTTGCTTGGACCAAAGATTTCAATCCGTCTCTGCAGAGCAACACTTCGGCACAGGTTTGGGTCAGGTTCTTTGGGCTATCGCAGGAGTATTGGAGACCGAGAATTCTTTTCGCTATTGCCAGCTGTGTAGGTACACCCATTTGCATCGATGCAGCGTCCTCCAAATCGAGAATGGATCGTACTTTTGGTCAATATGTTCGTGTTCTCATAGACATGGATCTCACAAAGCCTCTGAACCACAACGTACTAGTAGAACGGACAGGTTTCGCTTTTTTTGCTGATATTGAGTACGAAAATCTCCCTCATTTTTGTGAGCACTGCAGAAAGATAGGTCATGCTATGCACGACTGCAAGATGCTACAGAAACATGTCGCTCCTCAGGTTCCTAAGGCAAAGGCTACTTATGTTCAGAAAACTCAGGCTACTGAGGCGGTGGCCGTTGTGAGCAACACTGCTGATGAGGAGGTGATGCCACATGATGGTACTCTGGTTACTCCCGTGGCTCCTATTCTGGTAACAAACCCATTGAATTTCATTTCTCAACCACCTGGTGATTCAGAAACACAACTTTCAGAGTTTGTAGGTCCTACCCAAATAGATGTGGATAGAGGGAAAGCTGTTCAGAAAGAGAATGCTATTTTACTCCATAATTCTTGGGCTGATATTGCTGACCTTGAGGAAGAACGAGTGCTCAATGACGGGGCTTTTACAAACGCGGTTTCCATCCTAAAGAAGAAACAAGCAGCCAGAAATAAATCGAAATCCCTTTCAAGGTCTCAAGCAGGACCAGTCCTGTCTTTCCCATGA